TGCCAATTTTTGTAATTGCAACTAATAAAGGGCATTACGAAAAAGTTGTTAGTAATATTCAAGAAATAAAATCTAGAAGTGGTAAAATTATCGCTATTGTAACAGAAGGCGATACTACAGTAAAAGAAATTGCAGATCATGTAATTGAAATTCCTGATACTGATGAAGCTTTTACTCCGTTGTTAACTACAATTCCTTTTCAATTATTATCGTATCATATTGCGGTATTCTTAGAAAAAAATGTAGATCAGCCAAGAAATTTAGCAAAATCTGTAACTGTTGAATAAACAGTTATAATCATAATAAAATAGAAAATCCTGAGATAGTATCTCAGGATTTTTTTATTTTTAAATATCATCTAAAATATATCAAAAAAAAAGCACGCTATAAATAGCGTGCTTATAATATATCAAAAAGGAATTATTATACAACTCCTTGATCTAACATTGCATCAGCAACTTTTACGAAACCAGCAACATTTGCTCCTTTTACGTAATCTACGTAACCATCAGCTTGCGTACCATACTCAACACAAGAAGCGTGAATATCATTCATAATAGCTTTTAATTTAGCGTCAACTTCTTCTCTTGTCCAGTTATAACGTAATGAATTTTGACTCATTTCTAAACCAGATGTTGCAACTCCACCAGCATTAGAAGCTTTTCCTGGAGCAAATAATATTTTTGCAGCAACAAATACTTCAACAGCTTCAGGTGTAGAAGGCATGTTTGCTCCTTCAGCAACACAAATACATCCGTTAGCAACTAATGTTTTAGCTTCTTCACCGTTTAACTCATTTTGAGTTGCACATGGTAAAGCTACATCACAAGCTACAGACCAAGGCTTTTCACCTGCAAAGAACTTAGCGTTAGGATATTTTGTTACATATTCGCTAATTCTAGCTCTACGAACATTTTTAATTTCCATAACGTGTGCTAATTTCTCAGCATCAATTCCGTCAGCATCATAAATATATCCTGAAGAATCAGATAAAGTAACTACTTTAGCTCCTAATTCGGTAGCTTTTTCAGTAGCATACTGTGCAACGTTTCCAGAACCAGAAACAACAACAGTTTTACCTTCAAAAGAATCTCCTTTAGTTTTTAACATGTTATCAGCAAAATAAACATCACCATAACCTGTTGCTTCTGGTCTAATTAAAGAACCACCCCAAGAAGCACCTTTTCCTGTTAAAACTCCAACAAATTCGTTACGTAACTTTTTATATTGACCGAACATAAATCCGATTTCTCTTCCTCCAACACCAATATCTCCAGCAGGAACATCAGTATTTGCACCAATATGACGGAATAATTCAGACATAAAAGATTGACAAAAAGCCATTACTTCTCTATCAGATTTTCCTTTTGGATTAAAGTCAGAACCTCCTTTTCCTCCACCCATTGGTAAAGTAGTTAAAGAGTTTTTGAACACTTGCTCGAATCCTAAGAATTTTAAGATTGATAAGTTTACAGATGGGTGAAAACGTAAACCACCTTTGTAAGGTCCGATAGCAGAGTTAAACTCAACTCTGTATCCTCTGTTTACTTGAGTTTCTCCTTTATCATCTACCCAAGCAACTCTAAACATTAAAGTTCTTTCTGGCTCAACCATTCTCTCTAACAATTTCTTCCCTTGGTACTTAGGATTGTTTTCAATAAATGGAATTACAGTTTCTGCTACTTCGTGTACAGCTTGTAAAAATTCTGGCTCATTAGAATTACGTTCTTTAACGTAATCCATAAATGCATTTATTTTAGATTCCATAATCTAGTTGTTATATTAGTGTATATGTTGTTGTATTAATCTTTTTAACAAATTTTGTTAGGCAAATATAATTAATTTACAATCTGTTAAATTTAAAAACATTTAAAAATTAACTAATTTTAATATTTATTTATCAATTATATAAAAGAAACAGGTATTCACTAAAAGAATTCCTATTTATATTTCATCAAATTTTAATAATTATAGATATTGTGTAAATTTGATATAAAAATATTAAATTTGCAGTCAAATTTTGGATAGATAAGATGTTAGACAAAGTAAAAGAATTGATTGGTGATGTAAAGGTTTTTCAAGCAAGTTCTAAAGAAGAAGTTGAAACTTTCAGAATAAAATACTTAGGAAGTAAAGGTTTATTAAAAGATTTGTTTGCTGAATTTAAAAATGTAGATCCAGCAATGCGTAAAGATTTTGGACAAGCATTAAACACTTTAAAGAAATCTGCTGAAGATAAAGTAACTGAACTAAATGATAATTTAGAAAGTACATTTGAACATAAAAGTTTTTATGGCGATTTAACGCGTCCATCAGAACCAATTAATTTAGGTTCTCGTCATCCAATATCTTTGGTTAAAAATCAAATTATTGAGGTTTTTAATAGAATTGGTTTTACAGTTTCTGAAGGTCCAGAAATTGAAGATGACTGGCATAACTTTACAGCATTAAACTTACCAGAATATCATCCAGCACGTGATATGCAGGATACTTTTTTTATCGATAAAAATCCTGATACCTTGTTAAGAACGCATACTTCATCGGTACAAGTTCGATATATGGAAAACAACACGCCACCTATTAGAACGATTTCTCCAGGACGTGTTTTTAGAAACGAAGATATTTCTGCCAGAGCACACTGTATTTTTCATCAAGTAGAAGGTTTATATATTGATACTGATGTGTCTTTTGCCGATTTAAAGCAAACCTTATTATATTTTACCAAAGAGATGTTTGGGAAGTCTAAAATCCGATTAAGACCTTCTTATTTCCCATTTACAGAGCCAAGTGCCGAAGTAGATATTTACTGGGGATTAGAAACTGAAACTGATTACAGAATTACAAAAGGAACAGGTTGGTTAGAAATTATGGGCTGCGGAATGGTAGATCCTAATGTATTAAAAAATGCAAATATCGATCCTACTAAATATTCTGGATACGCTTTCGGAATGGGAATTGAACGTATAGCAATGTTATTATATCAAATTCCTGATATTAGAATGTTTTACGAAAATGATAAACGTTTCTTAGAGCAATTTAAATCAGTTATATAAATAAAAATTACTATAAATATAAAAAGTTGAAAAGTTAAGAATCACTTCTACTTTTCAACTTTTTGCTTTTAACATAGATTAAATGAGAAAAGACATAAAAATACCAGGAGTTACTGATGTAGAAATTGCCATCACTTTAGAAAAAAATCCAAATGATAATTTGGATGAATGGAACGTTTATATTATCAATAAAAAAGAAGTAGATTTAGAAATGGTTGTTATCGTTTCTCAAGGATTTTCTGAAACTAAAAAAACTTCATTATTCCGAAGAAAAATTGACCTTTTAAAAGCTAAATCTTTTTCTAAATTTGAAATAATGCAACCTGAATTATTTGCTTTAGATAATCAATTTCAGGTTACTTTTTTTGAAAATAATATTTTACACGACAAAACGTTTATCTTTCAAGAAGGAACTATTCAAGAAGGATTTTTTAGAGATATTGATCTTTTAAATAAAAAAGGCGTTGTTTGTAAGTAATATTTTCACAAATAATTATTACCTTATTTCTTCTTAAAAATTGACACAATTAGCCCAAATAGGTTAATTATCTATTAAAATGAAACAAAATAAAATAAATGTTATTCTTACAGGTTGTACAGGAACACTAGGTTCACAGGTTTTTTATGAATTATTACAACAAGATAACATCAAACATATATATCTTCCTGTAAGAGAAAAAAACGGTAAATCAGCATTAGATAGAGTTCAAAAAATATTAAATAGTGATGCTTCTCCATCATTTATTACTGAAAATAAAAAGTTAATCGCTCAAAAAATTAGAGCTTTAGATATGGTTTCGTTTTTTAAACCTGAAACTTTTTTATCTAAAAATGAAACCAATTTTTTTATTCATTCAGCAGGAAGTGTAAATTTAACCACCGATAAATCGCAACGCGATGTTGTTTTTAATGGTGTTTATGAATTTACAAAAGAGGTATTTAATACATTTTCATCTTTCATTACAAAGTTCACTTATATAAGTACGGCGTTTAGTATCGGTAATATTGGCGGATTAATTGATAATGATTATCACGCTAAAAAAAAGCCTAAATACCGCAACTTTTACGAAGAAGCAAAGCACACAACCGAAAAATTTTTATTAAAAAAAGGACAAGAAAATAAGGTTTCCATACAAATATTAAGACCTAGTGTTTTAGGCGGAAATATTTTTAATAAATCGCCTTATTTTATTTCAAATTACATGGTTTATTATCTTTTAGGAAATTTTTTTTATAAAAATCCGCTTGCTAATAATCCTATTCGAATTACCACCAATTTTAAAACAGGTTTAAATATTATTCCTGTCGATTATGTCGCAAAAATAATAGCAACGGTATATCAACAAAAAATAGAACAACTTAATATTGTGCATTCTAAAAGCACAAATATTGTTACAGGAATGAAACGAATTTTAAAAACAGTAGATTTTAATAATTTTACTTTTTTAAATTCGTCAACAGGTGGTTCATTATTAAAAAGTAAAAACAGATTAGAAAACATTTATTACAAAACTATTGGATTGCATTTAAACCAATATTTAATTTCTGATCCTTACGAATATGATACTAATTTATTAGAATCAATTTT
The Tenacibaculum pacificus DNA segment above includes these coding regions:
- the gdhA gene encoding NADP-specific glutamate dehydrogenase, with amino-acid sequence MESKINAFMDYVKERNSNEPEFLQAVHEVAETVIPFIENNPKYQGKKLLERMVEPERTLMFRVAWVDDKGETQVNRGYRVEFNSAIGPYKGGLRFHPSVNLSILKFLGFEQVFKNSLTTLPMGGGKGGSDFNPKGKSDREVMAFCQSFMSELFRHIGANTDVPAGDIGVGGREIGFMFGQYKKLRNEFVGVLTGKGASWGGSLIRPEATGYGDVYFADNMLKTKGDSFEGKTVVVSGSGNVAQYATEKATELGAKVVTLSDSSGYIYDADGIDAEKLAHVMEIKNVRRARISEYVTKYPNAKFFAGEKPWSVACDVALPCATQNELNGEEAKTLVANGCICVAEGANMPSTPEAVEVFVAAKILFAPGKASNAGGVATSGLEMSQNSLRYNWTREEVDAKLKAIMNDIHASCVEYGTQADGYVDYVKGANVAGFVKVADAMLDQGVV
- the pheS gene encoding phenylalanine--tRNA ligase subunit alpha codes for the protein MLDKVKELIGDVKVFQASSKEEVETFRIKYLGSKGLLKDLFAEFKNVDPAMRKDFGQALNTLKKSAEDKVTELNDNLESTFEHKSFYGDLTRPSEPINLGSRHPISLVKNQIIEVFNRIGFTVSEGPEIEDDWHNFTALNLPEYHPARDMQDTFFIDKNPDTLLRTHTSSVQVRYMENNTPPIRTISPGRVFRNEDISARAHCIFHQVEGLYIDTDVSFADLKQTLLYFTKEMFGKSKIRLRPSYFPFTEPSAEVDIYWGLETETDYRITKGTGWLEIMGCGMVDPNVLKNANIDPTKYSGYAFGMGIERIAMLLYQIPDIRMFYENDKRFLEQFKSVI
- a CDS encoding SDR family oxidoreductase, translated to MKQNKINVILTGCTGTLGSQVFYELLQQDNIKHIYLPVREKNGKSALDRVQKILNSDASPSFITENKKLIAQKIRALDMVSFFKPETFLSKNETNFFIHSAGSVNLTTDKSQRDVVFNGVYEFTKEVFNTFSSFITKFTYISTAFSIGNIGGLIDNDYHAKKKPKYRNFYEEAKHTTEKFLLKKGQENKVSIQILRPSVLGGNIFNKSPYFISNYMVYYLLGNFFYKNPLANNPIRITTNFKTGLNIIPVDYVAKIIATVYQQKIEQLNIVHSKSTNIVTGMKRILKTVDFNNFTFLNSSTGGSLLKSKNRLENIYYKTIGLHLNQYLISDPYEYDTNLLESILPIPKYNTEDYLENTISYAKSKDFKGEDW